In one window of Bradyrhizobium sp. AZCC 1721 DNA:
- a CDS encoding LysR family transcriptional regulator: MNLRQLEILRAVIRHRTTVAAADDLALSQPAISNALKAMEAQAGFALFERVNNRLFPTTEAMALYKESEAIFALHAKLENRVRDLRESRSGHLSIVATPPVAYSIIPPAMSGFLHRRPQTRMFFDVRRYEGIIEGVLSRVAELGFALGLSPHPGIAHEVVHSGEMVCVLPPKHPLAERPVISAADLVGLPFIGLERGTRLGEAVRESFAQAGAPFQPTVEVRYCNTACVLAVAGVGAAVVDPFSPSQGGSHDLIVRPFAPKTHAVAYMLWSEAEPLSRLAKAFLDEVRQASLLLGREGS; this comes from the coding sequence CAGCGGATGATCTGGCATTGTCGCAGCCGGCGATCAGCAACGCGCTGAAAGCCATGGAAGCGCAAGCGGGGTTCGCGTTGTTCGAGCGTGTCAACAACCGCCTGTTCCCAACCACCGAGGCGATGGCGCTGTACAAGGAAAGCGAGGCGATCTTCGCGCTGCATGCAAAACTCGAGAACCGCGTGCGTGACTTAAGGGAGTCTCGCTCGGGGCATCTCTCGATCGTGGCGACGCCGCCCGTCGCCTACAGCATCATTCCACCCGCTATGTCAGGATTCCTGCACCGTCGCCCGCAGACGCGGATGTTCTTCGATGTCCGGCGCTACGAAGGAATCATCGAGGGCGTGCTGAGCAGGGTTGCGGAACTGGGCTTCGCCCTCGGTCTGTCGCCCCACCCGGGCATTGCGCACGAGGTGGTTCACTCGGGCGAAATGGTCTGCGTCTTGCCACCGAAACATCCGCTTGCCGAACGGCCGGTCATTTCCGCCGCCGACCTCGTCGGCTTACCCTTCATCGGGCTGGAGCGCGGCACGCGTTTGGGCGAAGCCGTGCGCGAGAGTTTCGCGCAAGCCGGCGCACCGTTTCAGCCGACCGTCGAGGTGCGATACTGCAACACGGCCTGCGTGCTCGCGGTCGCCGGGGTGGGCGCTGCGGTCGTCGACCCGTTTTCGCCGAGCCAAGGCGGCAGCCACGATCTCATCGTCCGGCCTTTTGCGCCCAAAACACACGCGGTGGCCTACATGCTATGGTCGGAAGCAGAACCGCTATCACGTCTGGCCAAGGCATTTCTGGACGAAGTCCGGCAGGCGAGCCTGCTTTTGGGCCGGGAAGGTTCCTGA
- a CDS encoding nucleoside deaminase, with translation MVDVSTLSPPELDEHFLRLSFAVARRAISHGNHPFGAVLVDQGRNVLIETENGYMPSHDGTAHAERLLATQACTTVAPDILGNATLYSSAEPCAMCAGAIYWAGIGRVVYGLSELRLRRLTGNHPENPTLDLPCREVFGSGQRATEVVGPLLEDEAAAVHDGVWDK, from the coding sequence ATGGTCGATGTTTCAACGCTGAGTCCCCCGGAACTCGATGAGCATTTCCTGCGGCTGTCATTCGCGGTTGCCCGCCGCGCCATCAGCCACGGCAACCACCCCTTCGGGGCGGTTCTGGTCGATCAGGGCCGTAACGTCCTGATCGAGACCGAGAATGGTTACATGCCGTCGCATGACGGCACCGCGCATGCCGAACGGCTACTGGCAACGCAGGCCTGTACCACAGTCGCGCCTGATATCCTGGGCAACGCCACGCTCTACTCGTCGGCCGAACCTTGCGCGATGTGCGCTGGCGCGATCTACTGGGCAGGCATCGGCCGCGTCGTCTACGGCTTGAGCGAACTTCGGCTGCGCCGTCTGACAGGCAACCACCCGGAAAATCCGACCCTCGATCTTCCCTGCCGTGAAGTATTCGGCAGCGGCCAGCGCGCGACCGAGGTGGTTGGGCCATTGCTGGAAGACGAGGCCGCCGCGGTGCATGACGGCGTCTGGGACAAGTAG
- a CDS encoding ABC transporter ATP-binding protein: MQDSTTDSQHTDAKPLLQAVGLTKRYGDFLADDRIDIDIWPQQIHALLGENGAGKSTLVKIIYGLIRPTGGEMRWQGEAMVLSGPSEARVRGIGMVFQHFSLFDNLTVAENVALGLDGRESFKDMSARLEEVSRVYGLPLDPKREVWQLSVGERQRIEIVRALMQYPKFLILDEPTAVLTPQEADQLFTVLERLKAEGRAILYISHKLEEVKRLCDTATILRGGKKISTCNPRMETAASLARMMVGGEIKEVKPAANRKITVPRLVVNDLSLEPDDPHGIQLQHISFELKGGEILGIAGVAGNGQDELFAALSGERLAQDPGTVVIDGTAAGHLSITRRRRLGAAFVPEERLGHGTAPRMKLSENALLTGHAASNMVQHGFVKTAAMLRTVDRTTEAFDVRKAKRDPEAATLSGGNLQKFIVGREILRNPAVLVVNQPTWGVDAGATAVIRQALLDLAASGAAVLVTSQDLDELAEITDRIAVMFHGRLSEPVATHDASREELGLLMGGSSIEQKDAAHATGA, translated from the coding sequence ATGCAGGACTCTACGACTGACTCGCAGCACACCGACGCTAAACCTCTGCTTCAGGCAGTTGGTTTGACCAAGCGCTACGGTGACTTCCTGGCGGACGACCGAATCGACATCGATATCTGGCCGCAACAGATCCACGCCCTGCTCGGCGAGAACGGCGCGGGAAAATCCACCCTGGTGAAGATCATCTACGGATTGATCCGGCCGACCGGTGGCGAAATGCGCTGGCAAGGCGAGGCCATGGTTCTCTCCGGACCATCGGAAGCGCGCGTGCGCGGCATCGGCATGGTGTTCCAGCATTTCTCGCTGTTCGACAATCTCACCGTCGCCGAAAATGTTGCGTTGGGTCTCGACGGCAGGGAATCCTTCAAGGACATGTCGGCGCGCCTTGAGGAAGTATCCCGTGTTTACGGGCTTCCGCTCGATCCCAAGCGCGAGGTCTGGCAACTGTCGGTTGGCGAGCGTCAGCGCATCGAAATCGTTCGAGCACTGATGCAGTATCCGAAATTCCTGATCCTCGATGAGCCGACCGCGGTACTGACTCCGCAGGAGGCCGACCAGCTCTTCACTGTGCTCGAGCGCCTCAAAGCCGAGGGCCGCGCCATCCTCTACATCAGCCACAAGCTCGAAGAGGTGAAGCGGCTATGCGACACCGCCACGATCCTGCGCGGCGGCAAGAAGATCTCGACCTGCAATCCCAGGATGGAAACCGCGGCTTCGCTCGCCCGCATGATGGTTGGCGGCGAGATCAAGGAAGTGAAGCCGGCTGCCAACCGCAAGATCACGGTGCCGCGCCTCGTGGTCAACGACCTCAGCCTCGAGCCCGACGATCCGCACGGCATCCAGCTCCAGCACATCTCCTTCGAACTCAAAGGTGGTGAAATCCTGGGCATCGCCGGCGTCGCCGGCAATGGTCAGGACGAGCTTTTCGCCGCCCTGTCAGGGGAACGGCTGGCGCAGGACCCCGGCACAGTTGTGATCGACGGAACTGCCGCCGGTCACCTTTCGATCACGCGGCGGCGCCGGCTCGGCGCGGCGTTCGTGCCCGAAGAGCGGCTCGGTCACGGCACAGCGCCACGCATGAAATTGTCCGAGAATGCATTGCTGACCGGGCATGCCGCGAGCAACATGGTTCAGCATGGTTTTGTGAAAACCGCCGCAATGCTCCGAACCGTTGATCGCACCACTGAGGCCTTCGACGTGCGCAAGGCCAAGCGCGATCCGGAAGCTGCCACTCTCTCGGGCGGCAATTTGCAAAAATTCATCGTCGGTCGGGAAATCCTGCGTAATCCTGCCGTGCTCGTCGTGAATCAACCGACCTGGGGCGTCGACGCGGGCGCCACCGCCGTAATTCGGCAGGCGCTGCTCGACCTCGCCGCCAGCGGCGCCGCCGTTCTGGTCACGAGCCAGGACCTCGACGAACTCGCCGAAATCACCGACCGCATCGCCGTGATGTTCCATGGCCGTTTGTCGGAGCCGGTGGCCACCCACGATGCCAGCCGCGAGGAACTCGGCTTGTTGATGGGCGGAAGCAGTATCGAGCAAAAGGACGCGGCGCATGCAACTGGTGCTTGA
- a CDS encoding ABC transporter permease: protein MQLVLEKRAERSNTIALVSPLIAIGLTLATMSILFAILGKNPISALGVYFIDPLTDGYSLQEIAVKATPLVMIAIGLSLCYLANAWNIGAEGQFLIGAVAGSWLAVKTHGTDAGHWVLPAMLLLGAAGGALYALIPAICKVRFGASEILTSLMLVYVADLLLDYLVRGPWRDPAGFNFPTTAEFDPVATVPVLIEGGRLHLGAVIALIVVAAGVVLLGKTIKGFEIRVIGAAPRAARFGGFKSNQLVLLTFAMSGALAGLAGIIEVAGPVGNLRPGISPGYGFTAIIVAFLGRLNPVGILIAGLFLALTFIGGEQAQIAMKIPLDVTKVFQGILLFYVLACDSLILYRFRLILPAPKVSRGAA, encoded by the coding sequence ATGCAACTGGTGCTTGAAAAGCGCGCCGAACGATCAAACACGATCGCGCTGGTTTCGCCGTTGATCGCCATTGGCCTCACGCTCGCGACCATGAGCATCCTCTTTGCGATCCTTGGAAAGAATCCGATCTCCGCGCTCGGCGTTTACTTCATCGATCCGCTCACGGACGGATATTCGCTGCAGGAGATCGCGGTGAAGGCGACTCCGCTGGTGATGATCGCGATCGGCCTCTCACTCTGCTATCTCGCCAATGCCTGGAACATCGGCGCCGAAGGCCAATTCCTGATCGGCGCCGTCGCCGGAAGCTGGCTTGCGGTGAAGACGCACGGCACCGACGCTGGCCACTGGGTGCTGCCGGCGATGCTCCTGCTCGGCGCAGCAGGCGGCGCGCTTTATGCGCTGATCCCGGCGATCTGCAAGGTCAGGTTCGGCGCCAGCGAGATCCTGACCAGCCTGATGCTGGTTTATGTCGCCGACCTCCTTCTCGATTATCTCGTGCGCGGTCCGTGGCGGGATCCCGCTGGCTTCAACTTTCCAACCACCGCCGAATTCGATCCGGTCGCGACGGTGCCGGTCCTGATTGAGGGCGGCCGCCTGCACCTCGGCGCGGTCATTGCGCTCATTGTCGTGGCGGCCGGCGTGGTGCTGCTCGGGAAAACCATCAAGGGCTTCGAAATCCGCGTCATCGGCGCCGCCCCGCGCGCCGCGCGTTTCGGCGGTTTCAAGTCCAACCAGTTGGTCCTTCTGACCTTCGCGATGTCAGGCGCGCTGGCAGGTTTGGCCGGAATTATCGAGGTGGCCGGTCCAGTCGGAAATCTCCGGCCCGGCATCTCGCCCGGCTACGGCTTCACCGCGATCATCGTCGCGTTTCTGGGGCGACTGAACCCAGTTGGAATACTAATTGCAGGCCTTTTCCTCGCACTCACCTTCATTGGCGGCGAGCAGGCCCAGATCGCAATGAAAATCCCGCTTGACGTAACCAAGGTATTTCAGGGGATTCTGCTGTTCTACGTGCTCGCCTGCGACTCCCTCATTCTGTATCGGTTCCGATTGATTTTGCCTGCGCCAAAGGTGTCCCGTGGGGCTGCTTGA
- a CDS encoding ABC transporter permease, translating into MGLLEAIILAVLAASTPLLIAATGELVTERAGVLNLGVEGMMIVGAACGFGGAWLTGSTMIGALCGIAAGTLLSLIFAMMALGLAVNQVATGLALTILGVGLSGLIGARFVGERITTAPHLHIPGLTDIPLVGRILFGEDAFVYFSLALVVGVWLFLYRTRAGLVLRAVGDNHVSAHALGYPVLRIRMLAVMFGGACAGLAGAYLPLAYTPFFIPGMTAGRGWIALALVVFSSWRPARLVIGAYLFGAVTILQLHAQGWGVGIPSQFMSALPYLATIIVLVLISRARTGGSTAPASLGTIFVPDR; encoded by the coding sequence GTGGGGCTGCTTGAAGCAATCATCCTTGCCGTGCTCGCGGCATCGACGCCGCTGCTGATCGCCGCCACCGGCGAACTGGTGACGGAGCGGGCCGGCGTCCTCAATCTCGGCGTTGAGGGCATGATGATCGTGGGAGCGGCTTGCGGGTTCGGCGGCGCCTGGCTCACCGGCTCAACCATGATTGGCGCCCTTTGCGGGATCGCCGCCGGCACGTTGCTCTCGCTGATCTTCGCGATGATGGCGTTGGGCCTGGCGGTCAACCAGGTGGCGACGGGTCTCGCGCTGACGATCCTTGGCGTCGGGCTGTCCGGCCTGATTGGCGCCCGTTTCGTCGGCGAACGGATAACGACGGCTCCGCATCTTCACATCCCGGGCCTCACCGACATTCCGCTGGTCGGGCGGATTCTGTTCGGCGAGGACGCATTCGTCTATTTCTCACTGGCGTTGGTTGTCGGCGTCTGGCTGTTCCTGTACCGGACGCGGGCCGGATTGGTACTGCGGGCCGTCGGCGACAATCATGTTTCGGCGCATGCGCTCGGATATCCGGTGCTTCGGATACGGATGCTGGCCGTTATGTTCGGCGGCGCATGCGCGGGGCTGGCTGGCGCGTATCTTCCCCTCGCCTACACGCCGTTCTTCATCCCGGGCATGACGGCCGGCCGCGGCTGGATAGCGCTCGCGTTGGTCGTGTTTTCGTCATGGCGACCGGCCCGTCTCGTGATCGGCGCGTACCTGTTCGGCGCTGTCACCATCCTGCAGCTTCACGCGCAGGGCTGGGGTGTCGGCATTCCATCGCAATTCATGTCGGCATTGCCGTATCTCGCGACGATCATCGTCCTGGTTCTGATTTCGCGGGCGCGAACCGGGGGCTCGACTGCACCCGCCTCCCTGGGCACGATTTTCGTGCCCGACCGATAG
- a CDS encoding BMP family ABC transporter substrate-binding protein → MRKILIATTAVMLAASASMVGASAAEKLKVGFIYLGPVGDLGWTYQHDLGRLAMVKEFGDKVETTYLENVSEGPDSERSIEQLARAGNKLIFTTSFGYMDPTLKVARKYPNVHFEHATGYKRDKNVSTYSGRFYEGRYIQGIIAAKMSKAGVLGYIASFPIPEVISGINATMLGAQTINPNIKVKIIWANTWFDPGKEADAAKALLDQGADIVMQHTDSPAPMQIASERGKLAFGQDSEMIKFGPKSQLTSIMNNWGPYYIARVRAELDGTWKSEDYWGGLKTKMVVMAPYTNMPDDVKKLAMETEAAITEGKLHAFKCPVIAQDGKEVECKGGTHLDDGQILGMNFYVKGIDDKIPGK, encoded by the coding sequence ATGAGAAAAATTCTCATCGCGACCACGGCGGTAATGCTCGCCGCCAGCGCAAGCATGGTCGGTGCTTCCGCCGCCGAGAAGCTCAAAGTCGGCTTCATCTATCTCGGTCCGGTCGGCGATCTAGGCTGGACCTACCAGCACGATTTGGGCCGCCTGGCCATGGTCAAGGAATTCGGCGACAAGGTCGAAACGACCTATCTGGAAAATGTCAGCGAGGGCCCGGACTCGGAACGTTCGATCGAGCAGCTGGCGCGCGCCGGCAACAAGCTGATCTTCACCACGTCATTCGGTTACATGGACCCGACGCTGAAGGTCGCCAGGAAATATCCCAACGTGCATTTCGAGCACGCGACCGGCTACAAGCGCGACAAGAACGTGTCGACCTATTCCGGCCGGTTCTATGAGGGCCGCTATATCCAGGGCATCATCGCCGCCAAGATGTCGAAGGCCGGCGTGCTCGGCTACATCGCTTCGTTCCCGATCCCGGAGGTCATCTCGGGCATCAACGCCACGATGCTGGGCGCGCAAACGATCAACCCCAACATCAAGGTCAAGATCATCTGGGCGAACACCTGGTTCGATCCCGGCAAGGAAGCCGACGCGGCCAAGGCGCTGCTGGATCAGGGCGCCGACATCGTCATGCAGCACACCGACAGCCCGGCACCGATGCAGATCGCGTCGGAACGCGGCAAGCTGGCGTTCGGCCAGGATTCCGAGATGATCAAGTTCGGACCGAAGTCGCAGCTCACCTCGATCATGAACAATTGGGGACCCTATTATATCGCGCGGGTCAGGGCCGAACTCGACGGCACCTGGAAGTCGGAAGACTACTGGGGCGGCCTGAAGACGAAAATGGTCGTTATGGCGCCCTACACCAACATGCCTGACGACGTGAAGAAGCTCGCGATGGAAACCGAAGCCGCTATCACGGAAGGCAAGCTGCACGCTTTCAAGTGTCCGGTGATCGCACAGGACGGCAAGGAGGTGGAGTGCAAAGGCGGCACTCACCTCGATGACGGCCAGATCCTGGGCATGAACTTCTACGTGAAGGGCATCGACGACAAGATTCCCGGCAAGTAA
- a CDS encoding 8-oxoguanine deaminase → MDQARASWIRDPLAILAEGAERGIVVRGGRIVELVPRGREPATTNISAFDAGAHVVLPGLINTHHHFYQTLTRALPAALNRGLFPWLQALYPVWARLTPEFLHLGATVAMSELLLSGCTTTTDHHYVFPAGLEDAIDIEVAAARRLGIRVLLTRGSMNRSQRDGGLPPDSVVQDEDTILADSERVVTKHHQRGEDAMVQIALAPCSPFSVTTSLMRATAALADRFDVRLHTHLAETEDENKFCEQMHGCRPLDYLEQCGWLSARTWLAHGIFFNPDEMKRLGLAKAAISHCACSNQILASGCCPVCEMEEAGVSIGLGVDGSASNDESNLMQEVRAAFLLQRARYGVERVSHKDALRWATKGSAACVGRPELGEIAVGKAADLALFKLDELRFSGHGDPLAALVLCGAHRADRVMVGGNWVVVDGTVPGLDVPDLIRRHSAAARAMHAG, encoded by the coding sequence ATGGACCAAGCGCGGGCGAGCTGGATCAGGGACCCTCTCGCCATTCTGGCCGAGGGCGCCGAACGCGGCATTGTGGTTCGCGGCGGCAGGATCGTCGAGTTGGTGCCGCGCGGCCGGGAACCGGCAACGACCAATATTTCCGCTTTTGACGCGGGCGCGCACGTCGTGCTGCCGGGCCTGATCAATACCCATCATCATTTTTACCAGACGTTGACCCGGGCGCTGCCGGCGGCGCTCAATCGCGGACTGTTCCCCTGGTTGCAGGCGCTATATCCGGTCTGGGCGCGGCTGACACCGGAATTCCTTCACCTCGGCGCCACCGTGGCGATGTCCGAATTGCTGCTGTCGGGATGCACCACCACCACCGATCATCATTACGTCTTTCCGGCCGGGCTCGAGGACGCCATCGATATCGAAGTCGCCGCCGCCCGGCGGTTGGGCATCCGCGTGCTGCTGACGCGCGGCTCGATGAACCGGTCGCAGCGGGACGGCGGCCTGCCGCCGGACAGCGTAGTGCAGGACGAAGATACAATTTTGGCCGACAGTGAACGCGTGGTGACAAAGCATCACCAGCGCGGCGAGGATGCGATGGTGCAGATCGCGCTGGCGCCATGCTCGCCGTTCTCGGTAACGACCTCATTGATGCGTGCAACCGCGGCACTGGCGGACAGGTTCGACGTTCGCCTGCATACGCATCTCGCCGAAACCGAGGACGAGAACAAATTCTGCGAGCAGATGCATGGCTGCCGTCCGCTGGACTATCTCGAGCAATGTGGCTGGCTCAGTGCGCGGACTTGGCTGGCGCACGGCATCTTCTTCAATCCGGACGAGATGAAACGGCTGGGTCTGGCTAAGGCGGCCATCAGCCATTGCGCCTGCAGCAATCAGATCCTGGCATCCGGCTGTTGTCCGGTCTGCGAGATGGAGGAGGCGGGGGTTTCGATTGGCCTCGGCGTCGACGGTTCGGCATCGAATGACGAGTCCAACCTGATGCAGGAAGTCCGCGCCGCGTTCCTGCTGCAGCGGGCGCGCTACGGCGTCGAGCGCGTCAGCCACAAGGACGCGTTGCGCTGGGCCACCAAGGGATCGGCGGCCTGCGTCGGCCGTCCCGAGCTCGGCGAGATCGCAGTTGGGAAAGCCGCCGATCTCGCGCTGTTCAAGCTCGATGAATTGCGCTTCTCCGGCCATGGCGATCCCTTGGCCGCGCTGGTTCTCTGCGGCGCGCATCGCGCCGATCGGGTCATGGTCGGCGGAAACTGGGTGGTGGTCGACGGCACCGTCCCGGGACTTGATGTGCCCGATCTGATCCGTCGCCACAGCGCCGCGGCGCGCGCGATGCACGCGGGATGA
- a CDS encoding FAD binding domain-containing protein — protein MDLNTITAVAHPKRRDQLPVWTAGDAWLAGGTWLFSEPQAHLRRLIDLTDLKWPALTVSEAGLSISATCTVAQLDALACPPEWVASPLVSQCCRAFVASFKIWKTATVGGNICMSLPAGPMISLTSALDGVCTIWLADGGERRIAVADFVTGDGRNLLGPGDLLRQIDIPLAALRRRSALRQISLTPVGRSAALLIGSVSNEGALALTVTASTARPVPLSFDRIPTAEELRNKILQRIPDDLYHADVHGKPEWRKHMTLRLAEEIRRELQALP, from the coding sequence ATGGACCTGAACACCATTACCGCGGTTGCGCATCCTAAGAGGCGGGATCAATTGCCCGTTTGGACGGCAGGCGACGCTTGGCTTGCGGGCGGAACCTGGCTGTTCTCCGAACCGCAGGCCCATCTGCGCCGGCTGATCGATCTCACCGACCTAAAATGGCCGGCGCTGACCGTCAGCGAGGCCGGGCTGTCGATCTCGGCGACCTGCACAGTCGCACAGCTCGATGCGTTGGCCTGCCCACCGGAGTGGGTCGCCTCACCCCTCGTCAGCCAATGCTGCCGGGCGTTTGTCGCCTCCTTCAAGATCTGGAAGACTGCGACTGTCGGCGGCAATATCTGCATGTCGCTGCCGGCGGGGCCCATGATCTCGCTGACATCGGCGCTCGACGGCGTCTGCACGATCTGGCTGGCTGACGGTGGCGAACGCAGGATTGCGGTGGCCGATTTCGTCACCGGCGACGGGCGCAATTTGCTCGGGCCCGGCGATCTGCTGCGACAGATCGATATCCCGCTCGCGGCGTTGAGGCGGCGTTCGGCACTTCGCCAGATATCGCTGACGCCGGTTGGCCGGTCGGCGGCGTTGCTGATCGGCAGTGTCAGCAACGAGGGCGCGTTGGCGCTGACGGTCACGGCGTCCACCGCCAGACCCGTCCCGCTTTCCTTTGACCGGATTCCGACAGCGGAAGAGCTGCGCAACAAGATCCTGCAACGCATCCCCGACGACCTCTACCATGCCGACGTTCACGGCAAGCCCGAGTGGCGCAAGCACATGACCCTGCGGCTAGCCGAAGAGATCCGCCGCGAATTGCAGGCATTGCCATGA
- a CDS encoding molybdopterin-dependent oxidoreductase, protein MSFEINGKSFSQSPRLGQCLRTFLRELGHFGVKKGCDAGDCGACTVLLDGEPVHSCLIPAFRADGHAITTIEGLAPEGHVHPMQQAFLDAQGFQCGFCTAGMILTCASLNQAQRQDLGASLKGNICRCTGYRPIEDALNGKINIEDAAAGHAFGRSLPAPAGPQIVRGAARYTFDTQIEGLLHIKMLRSPHPHAKIISIDASAALSIPGVHTVLTFEDAPDRLFSTARHEWDWMDPDDTRVLDNVVRFIGQKVAAVIADTETAAEEGCRRLRVAYEILPAVVDPVAAIAPGAPVLHGDKTAEHRVTNAQRNIVAETHGEFGDVAKALAEAAVTYEGTFTTQRVQHAALETHGGLAWIDADGVLTVRSSTQVPFLTRRTLADLFNLPSDKVRVFCERVGGGFGGKQEMFVEDILALAALKTGRPVKFELTREEQFTSTSTRHPMRVTVKAGADKDGKLTALQLDVLSNTGAYGNHAGPVLFHSVAESLGVYNCPNKKVDAVAAYTNTVPSGAFRGYGLPQALIAVEAAIDELAKQLGISPFDMRRRNVVKPGDPMLSPPGSKYHDVMYGSYGLDQCLDLVERAMAAETPKPVLPAEWLTGDGIALTMIDTVPPAGHFADSTMSLRADGGFDLTVGTAEFGNGTSTVHLQIAATALATTLERIHLRQSDTAHGGHDTGAYGSAGTFVAGRATQAAAEALADQLKNFAASLIAEKADACSLDGDATVCAGRRTSYAEIAASAQALGKTFTAVGSSAGTPRSVTFNVQGFRVAVNKATGEIKILKSVHAADAGSVANPMQCRGQIEGGVAQSLGATLYEEMVIDEGGRVVNPRFRDYHLPSFADIPRTEVLFADTSDALGPMGAKSMSESPYNPVAAALGNAIANATGIRFVDVPLKPDRLHPLLYEKYGS, encoded by the coding sequence ATGAGTTTCGAGATCAATGGCAAGTCGTTCTCGCAATCCCCGCGGCTCGGACAGTGTCTGCGGACGTTCTTGCGCGAGCTCGGTCATTTCGGCGTCAAGAAGGGCTGCGATGCCGGCGACTGCGGCGCCTGCACCGTGCTGCTCGACGGCGAGCCCGTGCATAGCTGCCTGATCCCAGCCTTCCGTGCCGATGGCCATGCAATCACGACCATCGAGGGCCTTGCGCCGGAAGGTCACGTTCATCCCATGCAGCAAGCATTTCTCGACGCGCAGGGCTTTCAGTGCGGGTTCTGCACCGCGGGCATGATCCTGACCTGCGCATCGCTAAACCAGGCGCAGCGTCAGGATCTCGGTGCTTCGCTGAAAGGAAACATCTGCCGCTGCACCGGCTATCGGCCGATCGAGGATGCGCTCAACGGTAAGATCAATATCGAAGACGCCGCCGCAGGTCACGCATTTGGCCGCAGCCTTCCCGCGCCCGCCGGCCCGCAGATCGTACGCGGCGCGGCGCGCTATACCTTCGACACGCAGATTGAAGGCCTGCTGCACATCAAGATGCTCCGCTCGCCACATCCGCACGCGAAAATCATCTCGATCGACGCGAGCGCGGCGCTCTCCATCCCCGGCGTCCATACGGTGCTGACCTTCGAGGACGCTCCGGATCGTCTGTTCTCTACCGCGCGGCACGAGTGGGACTGGATGGACCCGGACGATACCCGCGTGCTCGACAATGTCGTCCGCTTCATCGGCCAGAAGGTCGCGGCTGTCATCGCCGACACCGAGACCGCCGCCGAGGAAGGATGTCGGCGCTTGAGGGTCGCCTATGAGATCCTGCCCGCGGTAGTCGATCCCGTTGCGGCGATTGCGCCGGGTGCGCCGGTGCTCCATGGCGACAAGACAGCAGAGCATCGCGTCACCAACGCCCAACGCAATATCGTTGCGGAAACCCATGGAGAATTCGGCGATGTCGCCAAAGCGCTGGCAGAGGCGGCGGTCACTTACGAAGGCACGTTTACCACCCAGCGGGTCCAGCACGCCGCGCTCGAAACCCACGGCGGCCTTGCCTGGATCGATGCCGATGGTGTCCTCACCGTTCGCTCGAGCACGCAGGTGCCGTTCCTGACGCGGCGCACGCTGGCGGACCTCTTCAATCTGCCGTCCGACAAGGTCCGGGTGTTTTGCGAACGCGTCGGCGGAGGCTTTGGCGGCAAGCAGGAAATGTTCGTCGAGGACATTCTGGCGCTGGCTGCGCTCAAGACCGGACGGCCGGTCAAGTTCGAACTCACCCGCGAGGAACAGTTCACCTCGACTTCGACGCGCCATCCGATGCGCGTCACCGTCAAAGCGGGCGCCGACAAGGACGGCAAGCTGACGGCGCTGCAGCTCGACGTGCTTTCCAACACCGGGGCTTATGGCAATCATGCCGGCCCGGTGCTGTTTCATTCCGTCGCTGAGTCGCTGGGCGTCTATAACTGCCCGAACAAGAAGGTCGACGCCGTCGCCGCCTATACCAATACGGTTCCCTCCGGCGCTTTCCGTGGTTACGGCTTGCCGCAGGCTTTGATTGCGGTGGAAGCCGCGATCGACGAACTGGCAAAACAGCTCGGCATCAGTCCTTTCGACATGCGCCGTCGCAATGTGGTCAAACCCGGAGATCCCATGCTGTCGCCGCCGGGCTCGAAATATCACGATGTGATGTATGGCTCTTACGGCCTTGACCAATGCCTTGACCTGGTCGAGCGCGCGATGGCCGCGGAAACGCCGAAACCTGTGCTTCCCGCCGAATGGCTGACCGGTGATGGCATTGCGCTGACCATGATCGATACCGTGCCACCAGCCGGCCATTTCGCCGACTCGACAATGTCGCTGCGCGCAGACGGCGGCTTTGACCTCACGGTCGGAACAGCGGAATTCGGCAACGGCACCTCGACCGTGCATTTGCAGATCGCGGCCACTGCGTTGGCGACGACGCTCGAGCGTATTCACCTCCGACAATCCGACACCGCCCATGGCGGCCACGACACCGGCGCATACGGCAGCGCCGGTACCTTCGTCGCTGGGCGCGCCACGCAGGCGGCGGCCGAGGCGCTGGCCGACCAGCTGAAGAACTTCGCAGCATCCCTGATCGCCGAAAAGGCGGATGCGTGTTCGCTCGACGGTGACGCGACAGTCTGCGCTGGCCGCCGCACGTCCTACGCCGAGATAGCCGCTTCAGCCCAGGCGCTCGGCAAGACCTTCACAGCAGTCGGCAGCTCGGCGGGCACACCGCGGTCGGTCACCTTCAATGTCCAAGGCTTCCGTGTCGCAGTAAATAAAGCCACCGGAGAGATCAAAATTCTGAAAAGTGTGCATGCCGCCGATGCCGGCAGCGTCGCCAACCCGATGCAGTGCCGCGGACAGATCGAAGGCGGCGTCGCGCAATCGCTTGGGGCGACGCTTTATGAGGAAATGGTAAT